DNA sequence from the Devosia lacusdianchii genome:
AGCCTTTGACAAGGGCCTAGCTTTTCGGCTCTGGCAGCACGGGCGGCACGCCCGCTTCGGGCTTGTCCTCTGTATCCGGCTCCGGCTCACCCTCGGTTTCCGGCTCGGGCGGCGCAATGCCACCTTCGCTGGTCTCATCGGATTCCTGCTGCGCGATTTCCTCGGCTTCTTCGGCCGGGGTTTCCGCGATCTCCTCGAGCGCTGCGGCGGGCGTTTCCGCTACCGCTTCGACTTCATCTGAGGTGGCGCCGGCCTCAACCAAGGGCTCCCCGGCCTCCGTCGGCTGGAATTCCGTCTCGACGGATGGCGCAGGCAGGATTTCATCGATAGCAGCCGGCGCCTCACCTACCGCTGGCGTCGCCTCGATCGTTTCCAGCGTCGCCGCGGGAAGCGTCTCGTCCGCCGGAGGCGGCGGCAGAACAATGACCTCGTCGGTCGCGACAACCGGCGCTTCGATGACCTCGATTTCGCCAGCCTCGGTACGCTCCGCGGCCGGTTCGGCCACCATGGACTCCGCTTCCGGCTCGGTCGTGCTCGCCACCGCGACGGCAGGAACAGCCGCAGCCATGGCCAGCAAGTTATCGCTCGGCGGCAATTTGGGATCGACGGGCGCGGCCACTGTTACGGTGTCGCCGGCACGATCACCGCGCAGGAAGGCCAGGATGCCACGGCCGATTTCGCGCTCGCCGCGAATAACCGTTGTGGCGCCCAGGCCGCGCAGGAATGTCTCCTCCTCCTCCGAATAGGCGCGCGAGACGATGCTGATGCCGGCATTGAGCTTGCGACCGGATTCGCACACCGAGCCCGCCTCGTAGCCATTGGAAATAGCGATGAGCAGGTTGCGGGCCGCGCCCAGATTGGCGAGCTTGAGCGTATCCTCGCTCGCCGCATTGCCGAACACAACCTCGAAGCCTTCGGCCCGCGCGGCGGCGACGTCGTGGTCGGAATCCTCGATGATCACCAGCCCGCCGCCATCGGCCCGGATGCCATCAGCAACGATACGGCCCACCTGGCCGTAGCCGACCAGCACGGTATGACCGGTCTGGGTCGAGGGCTCCCCGCCATCATCATCCGCTCCCGGCAGGCCGCGATCGACCGCCGCCGTGCTCGGCGCATCGGTGACGGCTGGGCCCCTGGCAGCCATGGTCGGCTCGACCGGCTCAGCCCGAGCCGGCTCAGGCTGCGTGCCACGGCGGGCGGCAACCTTGGCCTCGATGCGCGGCTTGACCCGCTCCACCGCCCAGAACACCACCGGGTTGAGCACGATGGAAATCAGCGCACCCGCCAGGATCAGATCCTGCCCCTCGGATGGGAGGATAGCGAGCGATACGCCAAGGCTGGCGAGAATGAACGAGAATTCGCCGATCTGGGCCAGCGAGGCGGAAATGGTCAGCGCCGTCCCCACGGGGCGGCGGAACAGCAGCACGATGGCGAAAGCCGCCAGCGACTTGCCGATGACGATGATGAACACCGTCGCCAGCACCGGCAGCGGATTGGTGACGATGATCGCGGGATCGAACAGCATGCCGACCGACACGAAGAACAGCACCGCAAAAGCGTCGCGCAGTGGCAAGGTCTCCTGCGCGGCGCGATGGCTGAGCTCGCTTTCAGAGAGGATCATGCCGGCAAAGAATGCGCCCAGCGCCAGCGATACGCCGAACAGCACGGACGAACCCAGCGCCACACCCAGTGCAATGGCCAGCACGGCCAGCCGGAACAATTCGCGGCTGCCGGTATGGGCGGTGCCGTGCAGCGCCCAGGGAATGACCCGCCGTCCCACGACGAGCATGAAGCCGACAAAGGCCGCCAGCTTGACCACGGTCAATCCCAGCACGCCCCAGACGCCGACATCGACGCGCAGCACGCGCTCCACGAAGGAAACGAACGGGTCATGTACGGCTTCGGCACTACCATTGAGGCCAGCAAAGGCCGGGATCAACACCAGCGCCAGCACCATGGCGAGGTCTTCCACGATCAGCCAACCCACCGCGATGCGACCGCGCTCCGTCTCGATCAGGCGCCTGTCCTGTAGGGCCTTGAGCAACACCACGGTAGACGCAACCGAGAGGGCGAGGCCGAAGAGCAGGCCGGCTCCTATGTCCCAGCCCATCAGCATGCCGAGCCCCAACCCGAGCAGGGTCGCGAAGCCGATCTGGGCGATGGCGCCCGGGATGGCGAGCGCCCGCACGCTCATCAGATCCTTGAGAGAAAAGTGGAGGCCCACACCGAACATGAGGAGGATGACGCCCAGTTCGGCGAGCTCTGCACCCAACGCCTGATCGGCAACGAAGCCGGGTGTGTATGGGCCGGCCAGAATACCGGCGAAGAGATATCCCACCAACGGCGGCATCTTCAGCCGATTGGCTATCATGCCAAAGATATAGGCCAGCACCAGACCCGCGACGATCGTTGTGATCAGGGGGGTATCGTGGTGCATGTTGCCTCCGTGGCGTGTGGTCGACCTGGTGCTGGCTGGAAATCTCTATCGCCAAGATGGGGTATCAAGGGCTGATGCGCAAGCGCCGGTAGCGCCAGAAACATCAGCAATTTGGCCAACTTGGATGAGAACCTTCACAACCGCCAAGTTTGTCTTTGTTATGACGCGGTCATTTCCCACCTTCACTTTGGCGCTAACGCGTACAAGCTTCGGCATGGCGACCCGGAACCTCCGGGCCCGGCCGGTGTTGACGCTGCGACGGCCAAGGGGTGCAGGGTGCGATTTTCCGTAGGATGCGAGATCGGCTACGACGTGGCCGAGGCGGCGACGCTGATCTTCAATATCGAGGCCATGCGCGAGCGGCGGCAGCGGGTGCTGAGCGAAACGCTGACTATCACACCGAACCTGCCGGCAGACGAGAAAACCGCCGAAGAGACCGGCAACCGCTATCTGCGCCTGACCGTCCCCAAGGGGTTGGTGCAACTGCGCTACAGCGCCGAGATCGATCTCGACCCGTTGCATCAGGCCCCCGCGATCATCGGCGAAGTCCCGATTGCCACGCTGCCGCTCGACACGCTGCCGTTTCTCAACCCGTCGCGCTATTGCCCGTCCGACCAGCTGGCGCGCTTCGCCAATCGCGAGTTCGGCGGTATCGCGCCAGGCTTCGGCCGGGTGGTCGAAATCTGCAACTGGATCAATGGCGAGGTCGACTACCTGTTCGGGACCAGCGATACGACGACAACCGCCGCGGACACGTTTTCGTTACGCGCCGGCGTCTGCCGCGACTTCGCCCATCTCGGCATCACCTTCTGCCGGGCCCTCGGCATCCCGGCGCGCTTCGTCTCCTGCTACGCCTGGCAGCTCGAACCGCAGGACTTCCACGCCGTGTTCGAGGCCTATCTAGGCGACCGCTGGTACCTGTTCGACCCCACGCGCATGGCGGCGCTCGATGGCATGGTCCGCATCGGCTGCGGGCGCGACGCCGCCGATACGGCCTTTGCCACCATCTACGGTCAGGTCATCCCACAGCCGATAACTGTTTGGAGCAATGCGATCGATGGCGACAAGAGCGAAGAGTGGACGACGGATGCGGTGAGCGTGTCGCGGGATTGATCGCTGCTGTGTCAGTCGGCACCCTCCCCCTTGCGGGGAGGGATCAAGGGTGGGGGGATGTTTAGCCCGAATATCGGGGCTCTCAACACCCCCTCCTAGCCTCCCCCGTCAAGGGGGAGGTACCGCCCAGTGCTTGTGGAGAGATCGTCCTTTACCCCATCCCATCCTGCGGACTAACCACCCGCTCGACGACCACATCCACGCTCATGCCGAGATAGTCATCCTTGCTGCCGATGAAGGTTCCGGCAATCGGGATCGCCTGCCGCGGTTCGCGGGCGACGCCGACGCGGATCAGATCGCGCGTGCCGAAAATGCCATTGGTCGGATCGAACTCGACCCAGCCCGCGCCGGGCAGATAGACCTGGCACCAGGCATGCGTCGCGCCACCGCCACGGTGATCACCGTCGCGGGCCGGAGAATAGAGGTAGCCGGTGACGAAGCGGGCCGCGAGGCCCAGTGAGCGCACCGCCTCGATCATCAGCAATGCAAAATCGCGACACGTGCCCTGCCGGCTGGCCAGGGTCTTGGAGGGTCGCTGCGTCCCCGGATCGGGCCGGCGCAAGTACTTGAAGCCCTCCTTGATCCCCAGCGTCATATTGGCCAGCAAGTGCCCGGTATTGCTCAGCCCGCGTGGATCGAGGAATCGCCTGGCCCAGGTATCGACCTCGGTTTCGTCTGGGAATTGCCGGCGCAACGTCGGCGTCAGATCAATGGCGTCGACATCGCCATAATCGAACGGAAAACTCTTGGCCCTTGCGTCGATCTCGAAGGCCGGCGTCAATTCCGGCGTGTGCTCGAGCACCATGGTCGCGACGATGCGCAATTCTTCGGCCGGCTCATCGAATTCAGCGATGGCAATGCCATTGCCGAACACGTCATGGATCCAGCGCATCGATAGCGGCTTCGGTCGGATCGCCAATCCGAACGATTCCAGCGTTTGTTCCATGCTGTCGCGCGGCCGCAGCAGCATGCGGTGCTCACCAAATTTGACCGGACGGGCATAGGAGTAGACGGTCTCGTGCCGCACCTGCAGCAGCGTCACGACACCACCGTGAT
Encoded proteins:
- a CDS encoding transglutaminase family protein yields the protein MTLLQVRHETVYSYARPVKFGEHRMLLRPRDSMEQTLESFGLAIRPKPLSMRWIHDVFGNGIAIAEFDEPAEELRIVATMVLEHTPELTPAFEIDARAKSFPFDYGDVDAIDLTPTLRRQFPDETEVDTWARRFLDPRGLSNTGHLLANMTLGIKEGFKYLRRPDPGTQRPSKTLASRQGTCRDFALLMIEAVRSLGLAARFVTGYLYSPARDGDHRGGGATHAWCQVYLPGAGWVEFDPTNGIFGTRDLIRVGVAREPRQAIPIAGTFIGSKDDYLGMSVDVVVERVVSPQDGMG
- a CDS encoding transglutaminase-like domain-containing protein — its product is MRFSVGCEIGYDVAEAATLIFNIEAMRERRQRVLSETLTITPNLPADEKTAEETGNRYLRLTVPKGLVQLRYSAEIDLDPLHQAPAIIGEVPIATLPLDTLPFLNPSRYCPSDQLARFANREFGGIAPGFGRVVEICNWINGEVDYLFGTSDTTTTAADTFSLRAGVCRDFAHLGITFCRALGIPARFVSCYAWQLEPQDFHAVFEAYLGDRWYLFDPTRMAALDGMVRIGCGRDAADTAFATIYGQVIPQPITVWSNAIDGDKSEEWTTDAVSVSRD